The uncultured Acidilobus sp. JCHS genomic sequence CGTAGTCGTCAGCCCTAAGGACCCTGAGAGCCCTCACAGAGACCACCAGGGCCACGCCGCCAATTACTATATAGAGGGGCAGGAGGACTAAGCTGAAGCCCGTGGCCACTTCAACAACAAGCGTGACCACAAGAGTTGTGATAGCCGCCGAGACGGTTTTAGTGTACTCCTTAAGGTCAATCTTCAGGAGACCCAGCGACTTGGCCTTTGGGGCGGCCACGCCAAGGAAGCCAACAAGCCTCGCCAGGACGTACGCGACAGCGGCACCTGTAGCAAGCCATTGCGCAATTAACGGCGGGCTCAGCGCAGCTATGACGGCCGCAGACGCTATGGCCTGGGCGCCAAGCGCCTTCGTGGCCTTCCTGGCCTGGAGGGCCTGGGTTATAGGCAGGTCGTAGTTCATGGCCGCGTAGCCCACCGTGAGGACGGCGAAGGCCTCCCAGTCGTGGACGAAGGCTGGGCCGAGGAGGAGCTGTATCAGGGGCCTGCCGAGGGCAGCCACGAGGAAGAAGGGGGGCACCGTGAGCACCGTGACATACCTTATAGCTGCCGCGACCGTCTCCCCGCTCAGCGTGCCGCCTTCCTCGAACTTGACGAAGAAGGGGTAAATAGCGCCTGACAGGGAGTTGTAAATAATGTTCTGAGGCATGACGGAGACCAACATTATAACTGTGTAGGAGCCCATCTCAGCTAGGCCTATGTACCTCAGAACAAAGAGCTTGTCAATATTCTGAAACAGTGTCGTCATGAAGTAGCCTATGGATATAGGGGCAGC encodes the following:
- a CDS encoding Membrane protein involved in the export of O-antigen and teichoic acid, with translation MVLASSVAIAVAIWALASPFSELYYGTTRYAWLLRLTALDLVVYAYYNYVYYVAFQASTRFGKWGLTQVVWAFVRYGVGLALLFAGFGPAGLIAGWVAGDATSAALGTYWSLDFVVGSRSKAPLIPALSIAAPISIGYFMTTLFQNIDKLFVLRYIGLAEMGSYTVIMLVSVMPQNIIYNSLSGAIYPFFVKFEEGGTLSGETVAAAIRYVTVLTVPPFFLVAALGRPLIQLLLGPAFVHDWEAFAVLTVGYAAMNYDLPITQALQARKATKALGAQAIASAAVIAALSPPLIAQWLATGAAVAYVLARLVGFLGVAAPKAKSLGLLKIDLKEYTKTVSAAITTLVVTLVVEVATGFSLVLLPLYIVIGGVALVVSVRALRVLRADDYVTLMEVTPVSLKGLVARTWSLLGFPTPDPGERK